One stretch of Phocoena phocoena chromosome 10, mPhoPho1.1, whole genome shotgun sequence DNA includes these proteins:
- the PRL gene encoding prolactin isoform X2, translated as MDNKGSSQKGSLLLLLLLVSNLLLCKSVASLPICPSGAVNCQVSLRDLFDRAVILSHYIHNLSSEMFNEFDKRYAQGRGFITKAINSCHTSSLSTPEDKEQAQQVHHEVLLSMILGVLRSWNDPLYHLVTEVRGMQEAPDAILSRAIEIEEQNKRLLEGMEKIVGQVHPGVKENEVYSVWSGLPSLQMADEDTRLFAFYNLLHCLRRDSHKIDSYLKLLKCRIIYDSNC; from the exons ATGGACAACAAAGGTTCATCACAGAAAG GGTCACTCCTGCTCCTGCTGTTGCTGGTGTCAAATCTGCTCTTGTGCAAGAGTGTGGCCTCCCTTCCCATCTGTCCCAGCGGGGCTGTCAACTGCCAGGTGTCCCTTCGAGACCTGTTTGACCGCGCAGTCATCCTGTCCCACTACATCCATAACCTCTCCTCGGAAATGTTCAACGAATTT GATAAACGGTACGCCCAGGGCAGAGGGTTCATTACCAAGGCTATCAACAGCTGCCAcacctcctccctctccacccctgaAGACAAAGAACAAGCCCAACAGGTCCAT CATGAAGTCCTTCTGAGCATGATCCTTGGCGTGCTGCGCTCCTGGAATGACCCTCTGTACCACCTGGTCACTGAGGTGCGGGGTATGCAAGAAGCCCCTGATGCTATCCTATCAAGAGCCATAGAGATTGAGGAACAGAACAAACGACTTCTAGAAGGCATGGAGAAGATAGTTGGCCAG GTTCATCCTGGAGTCAAGGAGAATGAGGTCTACTCGGTGTGGTCGGGACTTCCATCCCTGCAGATGGCCGATGAAGATACGCgcctttttgctttttataaCCTGCTCCACTGCCTACGCAGGGATTCACATAAGATTGACAGTTATCTCAAGCTCCTGAAGTGCCGAATCATCTACGACAGCAACTGCTAA
- the PRL gene encoding prolactin isoform X1, whose product MDNKGSSQKAGSLLLLLLLVSNLLLCKSVASLPICPSGAVNCQVSLRDLFDRAVILSHYIHNLSSEMFNEFDKRYAQGRGFITKAINSCHTSSLSTPEDKEQAQQVHHEVLLSMILGVLRSWNDPLYHLVTEVRGMQEAPDAILSRAIEIEEQNKRLLEGMEKIVGQVHPGVKENEVYSVWSGLPSLQMADEDTRLFAFYNLLHCLRRDSHKIDSYLKLLKCRIIYDSNC is encoded by the exons ATGGACAACAAAGGTTCATCACAGAAAG caGGGTCACTCCTGCTCCTGCTGTTGCTGGTGTCAAATCTGCTCTTGTGCAAGAGTGTGGCCTCCCTTCCCATCTGTCCCAGCGGGGCTGTCAACTGCCAGGTGTCCCTTCGAGACCTGTTTGACCGCGCAGTCATCCTGTCCCACTACATCCATAACCTCTCCTCGGAAATGTTCAACGAATTT GATAAACGGTACGCCCAGGGCAGAGGGTTCATTACCAAGGCTATCAACAGCTGCCAcacctcctccctctccacccctgaAGACAAAGAACAAGCCCAACAGGTCCAT CATGAAGTCCTTCTGAGCATGATCCTTGGCGTGCTGCGCTCCTGGAATGACCCTCTGTACCACCTGGTCACTGAGGTGCGGGGTATGCAAGAAGCCCCTGATGCTATCCTATCAAGAGCCATAGAGATTGAGGAACAGAACAAACGACTTCTAGAAGGCATGGAGAAGATAGTTGGCCAG GTTCATCCTGGAGTCAAGGAGAATGAGGTCTACTCGGTGTGGTCGGGACTTCCATCCCTGCAGATGGCCGATGAAGATACGCgcctttttgctttttataaCCTGCTCCACTGCCTACGCAGGGATTCACATAAGATTGACAGTTATCTCAAGCTCCTGAAGTGCCGAATCATCTACGACAGCAACTGCTAA